The Euphorbia lathyris chromosome 8, ddEupLath1.1, whole genome shotgun sequence genome has a window encoding:
- the LOC136202326 gene encoding uncharacterized protein isoform X2 translates to MALEAIVELITDPIKQYIVTPITRRIGYALNCNSKVPTLQDEVQKLKYEKESLQHAVDEATRNGEEIFEDVTKWLINAEKAIEDAEELVEGKEEATKRCLVGLCPNLKTRYQLSKKAHKKALAIDMLLRSAQGFDSISFMPHVQQIVEPSVYSREALPSRVSMLNQIMDALRDPTLNMLGVYGMGGIGKTTLAKEVQGEAVAEKLFETVVMVVVSQTPEMGRIQTEIADFLGLKFDAEELPVRASLLHKRLENSKALIILDDLWHKLDLNAIGIPYGDASKGCKIMLTSRSRDLLFSEMRAQKLFSLEALNDEETLKLFEMSVAKAKDPKFHAIASEIAKKCAGLPLLIQIVANDLRNKESSVWNDMLNQLSSFGNKEIEQRVYNVIESSYEKLPGKEVKSFFLLCALFGQSNIRIQYLLTHSMGLSLFKGIRNIEGAREKVLTLIRELQANSLLLDGDMIGFVKMHNVVRDVALLLASREQHAFIGTSEVTLRDWPSKDCTRISLPYCDVDELPVALECPEAELFLLFTEDLCLQIPDSFFKGIGRLKVVDFTGMRLVSLPTSITLLTKLQTLCLHRCRLDKVAIIGELKQLELLSFADSKIIELPTEIAQLSYLKLLDLRNCSSLQVIPENVLSKLCSLEELYVLNSFVRWNAKGNASLVELESLPSLSTLEIQIVNSKSIPQGCRFVHRLRSYKISIGDGWGNWKGNDERSRTLKLKLDAGVYLEDGIEVLLRGTEDLYLSEAKGNASVLYDLDRQGFPQLKHLHIQNDYSIQHLIKSTIRSSCRAFPILESLYLNNLMSLEKICYGQLEMGSFGELRTLKISGCDKLNCLFSFSSAKCLRQLQELEVESCENMEAIVGEGSEDEYCNNEVIEFIRLSSLKLKYLPNFTGFCKTNEGTALRELLSNVSFPNLLSLEVYKCDSLKYVFTMSMVKFLAQLKRLDIRDCKLVEEIVQTMKHEEIEEEGIVFPKLDSLQLDELPNVERFGCGYSIEFALLRELNMIRCNAMKNFVSKFSSNKSDEECLFNEMVSFSNLETLEVKHMNFKYLWDEQFKADNSFTKLKSLSIQYCSKLSTVFPSIGAYQRFQRLKSLYVSNCDGVEEIYQYRGINFKEINNVEAFSLRDLQIMRLASLKHIWSKDPCGAFTFENLQSVNVESCKDLKYVVPESIACGLLQLQKLRICNCNNVEVIIAKEKDERSHTSFQFPELTMLELVDLKEMRSLYEGPHTFHCPKLKILAVEGSNIFVEKPQDMVVECRDKTEAWVGEGSENVHYHNEGIEFTQLNTVKLKNLPQLTDFCDIKEETGLEELTADVKSTTLLLLFNEMVSFTNIMRLEVYNCNSLKYLFTISMVECLVQLKELEINNCELVEEIILNKKDEEMEKDSINKIVFPNLDYLSLEELPNVKSFSRGYPIEFQSLKELSIIRCSAMENFVSKSSGRSNNNESGELLFNEMVTFSKLEMLNVKHMNRFKYLWQDQFTADNSFFGLHLLRIEYCSKLSIVFPSNLCRRFQKLETLYLSCCSRVVEIYQHQSINSEEINAVEAFSLRDLQIQNLPSLKYIWSRDSCGASTFQNLQSVVVYSCKNLKYVFPKSIACGFLQLQQLRIGNCDVEVMVAKGRNEQSESALSLKFPELTVLQLENLNQIKSLYEGPHTFEWPKLKCLEVHDCDKGIKFGSKTSGYHQENRKSGEHNIPIEHSILFVEEFMHTLEELTLDHQGLKAMQSEFPVDLLPKLKKVTLRSLEDKSVSLLFGFLARYSLEKVTFTESFMEEMFLLDDEGEFREDEYLRIKHLELVCDDNLKHLLKDHSQLNPILQHLQTLTVQFCDELINIVPSSASFQNLLKLDVGYCESMINLVTTSTSKTMVQLMELRVSGCPRMEEIISNDQDCTEQDEIIFNKLKRLELKELPILSFCSGNHTFNFPLLEQVVVKKCYRMKIFCGRDLSTPKLLGVLFEDEQSWKGDLNATIALRKSYLN, encoded by the exons ATGGCTTTGGAGGCGATTGTTGAGTTAATTACAGATCCTATCAAACAATACATTGTTACGCCTATCACACGACGCATTGGCTATGCTTTGAACTGCAACAGCAAAGTCCCGACTCTCCAGGATGAGGTTCAGAAATTGAAGTACGAGAAAGAGAGCTTGCAGCACGCCGTTGATGAAGCTACTCGAAACGGGGAAGAGATCTTTGAAGATGTTACCAAGTGGTTAATCAATGCGGAGAAAGctattgaagatgctgaggaaCTTgtggaaggaaaagaagaagcaaCGAAAAGGTGCTTGGTCGGATTATGTCCCAACTTGAAGACTCGCTATCAGCTGAGCAAGAAAGCACACAAGAAAGCTCTGGCCATTGATATGCTGCTTCGGAGTGCACAAGGATTTGATTCGATTTCATTCATGCCCCATGTACAGCAAATAGTAGAGCCTTCTGTGTACAGCCGCGAAGCCTTGCCTTCAAGGGTGTCGATGCTCAACCAAATCATGGATGCTTTGAGAGATCCTACTCTGAATATGTTAGGGGTCTATGGTATGGGAGGCATCGGTAAAACCACACTAGCAAAGGAGGTCCAAGGAGAAGCAGTAGCAGAGAAGCTGTTTGAGACTGTGGTAATGGTTGTTGTTTCTCAGACACCAGAAATGGGAAGGATTCAGACAGAGATTGCTGATTTCTTGGGCCTGAAATTTGATGCTGAGGAACTCCCGGTAAGAGCAAGTCTACTTCATAAAAGGTTAGAGAACTCCAAAGCACTCATTATTCTTGATGATCTTTGGCACAAGCTTGATTTGAATGCTATCGGAATTCCTTATGGGGATGCATCTAAgggttgcaaaataatgcttacCTCAAGGAGCAGAGATCTATTATTCAGTGAGATGCGTGCACAAAAACTATTCTCACTTGAAGCTCTAAACGATGAAGAGACTTTGAAGTTGTTTGAAATGTCTGTAGCTAAGGCTAAAGATCCAAAATTCCATGCCATAGCATCTGAAATTGCAAAAAAATGTGCAGGGTTACCGCTTTTGATTCAAATAGTTGCCAACGATTTACGGAATAAAGAATCTTCTGTGTGGAATGATATGCTAAATCAGCTGTCTAGCTTCGGCAATAAAGAAATAGAGCAAAGAGTATACAACGTCATTGAGTCAAGCTATGAGAAGCTACCCGGAAAGGAAGTAAAGTCATTTTTCTTGCTTTGTGCTCTATTTGGGCAATCTAATATCCGGATCCAGTACTTATTGACTCACAGTATGGGTCTGAGTTTATTTAAAGGCATTCGTAACATTGAAGGTGCAAGGGAGAAAGTGCTAACCTTGATAAGAGAACTACAAGCGAATAGTTTATTGCTGGATGGTGACATGATTGGATTTGTCAAAATGCATAATGTTGTTCGCGATGTGGCTCTCTTACTTGCATCTAGAGAGCAACATGCTTTTATTGGCACATCTGAGGTTACATTGCGGGATTGGCCAAGCAAAGACTGCACCAGAATTTCTCTTCCTTATTGTGATGTGGATGAGCTTCCTGTAGCCTTGGAGTGTCCAGAGGCAGAATTATTTTTACTCTTCACAGAAGATCTGTGTCTACAAATCCCCGATTCATTTTTCAAAGGGATTGGACGACTGAAGGTTGTGGATTTCACTGGTATGCGTCTTGTGTCTCTGCCTACATCAATTACTTTACTTACAAAGCTTCAAACTTTGTGTTTGCATAGATGCCGCTTGGATAAGGTAGCCATCATTGGAGAGTTGAAGCAATTAGAGTTGCTTAGTTTTGCAGACTCCAAGATTATTGAATTGCCTACGGAGATAGCGCAATTGTCTTATCTCAAGTTATTAGATTTGAGAAATTGCTCTAGTCTCCAAGTAATTCCTGAAAATGTCTTATCAAAGTTGTGCTCATTAGAAGAACTATACGTGCTTAACAGCTTTGTTCGATGGAATGCCAAAGGTAATGCCAGCCTTGTGGAATTAGAGAGTTTGCCTAGCCTTTCAACTTTAGAAATACAAATTGTAAATTCTAAGTCGATACCACAAGGTTGCAGGTTCGTTCATCGGTTAAGAAGTTATAAAATATCCATAGGTGATGGATGGGGTAACTGGAAAGGGAACGATGAAAGATCAAGAACGCTAAAGCTAAAGCTAGATGCAGGTGTTTATTTGGAGGACGGGATTGAAGTGTTGTTGAGAGGGACTGAAGATCTATATTTATCTGAAGCCAAGGGAAATGCGAGTGTATTGTATGATCTAGATCGACAAGGCTTTCCGCAATTGAAGCATCTACACATTCAAAATGATTATAGTATTCAACATCTGATCAAGTCGACAATACGGTCTTCTTGTCGTGCCTTTCCCATCTTAGAGTCGTTGTATCTAAATAATTTAATGAGCTTGGAGAAGATCTGTTATGGTCAACTTGAGATGGGGTCTTTTGGTGAACTACGAACCTTAAAAATTAGTGGTTGTGATAAATTAAACTGTCTCTTCTCATTTTCATCAGCCAAATGTTTACGGCAGCTGCAAGAATTGGAAGTTGAATCTTGTGAAAACATGGAAGCTATAGTTGGTGAAGGAAGTGAAGATGAGTATTGCAACAATGAAGTGATTGAGTTCATTCGATTGAGCTCTTTGAAGCTGAAATATCTACCAAATTTCACAGGCTTTTGCAAAACAAACGAGGGAACTGCACTAAGGGAACTTCTTTCCAAT GTTTCTTTCCCTAATTTATTAAGTTTGGAGGTGTACAAATGCGACAGTTTGAAGTATGTATTTACAATGTCAATGGTGAAATTTCTTGCGCAACTCAAAAGGCTTGATATAAGGGATTGTAAGTTAGTGGAAGAGATAGTACAGACTATGAAACATGAAGAAATAGAAGAAGAGGGTATTGTGTTTCCTAAACTTGACTCTCTTCAACTTGATGAACTTCCAAATGTGGAAAGGTTTGGATGTGGTTATTCAATTGAATTTGCATTGCTTAGAGAATTGAATATGATAAGATGCAATGCAATGAAAAATTTTGTTTCCAAATTTTCAAGCAACAAGAGTGATGAAGAATGCCTCTTCAATGAAATG GTCAGTTTCTCTAACCTGGAGACATTGGAAGTCAAACACATGAACTTCAAATATTTGTGGGATGAGCAATTCAAAGCTGATAATTCATTTActaaattaaaatcattgagcATTCAATATTGCTCGAAGCTATCAACTGTCTTCCCATCCATTGGTGCATATCAAAGATTCCAAAGATTAAAGTCACTTTATGTATCTAATTGTGATGGAGTTGAAGAGATATATCAATATCGAGGGATCAAttttaaagaaataaataatGTAGAAGCATTTTCCCTACGAGATTTGCAGATAATGAGACTAGCCTCGTTGAAGCATATTTGGAGTAAGGATCCATGTGGAGCTTTCACTTTTGAAAATCTGCAATCAGTCAATGTTGAGTCTTGTAAGGATCTGAAATATGTAGTTCCCGAATCTATAGCTTGTGGTCTTCTCCAACTTCAAAAGCTACGGATATGTAATTGCAATAATGTGGAAGTAATTATTGCAAAGGAAAAAGATGAAAGATCCCATACTTCTTTTCAGTTTCCGGAATTAACAATGCTGGAACTTGTGGATTTGAAGGAAATGCGGAGCTTGTATGAAGGACCCCATACTTTCCACTGCCCGAAGTTGAAAATTTTGGCAGTTGAAGGTTCTAACATCTTTGTTGAAAAG CCTCAAGACATGGTTGTAGAATGTCGTGATAAAACAGAAGCTTGGGTTGGTGAAGGAAGTGAAAATGTCCATTACCATAACGAAGGGATAGAGTTTACTCAATTGAACACCGTGAAGCTAAAGAATCTACCACAACTCACAGATTTTTGCGACATAAAAGAGGAAACTGGACTAGAGGAATTGACAGCAGATGTCAAGTCAACTACCCTGTTACTGCTTTTCAACGAAATg GTTTCTTTCACTAATATAATGAGGTTGGAGGTGTACAATTGCAACAGTTTGAAGTATCTATTTACAATATCAATGGTGGAATGTCTTGTGCAACTCAAAGAGCTTGAGATTAATAATTGTGAGTTAGTGGAAGAGATAATATTGaataagaaagatgaagaaatgGAAAAAGATAGCATCAATAAGATTGTGTTTCCTAATCTGGATTATCTTTCACTTGAGGAGCTTCCAAATGTGAAAAGCTTCAGTCGTGGATATCCAATTGAATTCCAATCGCTTAAAGAATTGTCCATAATCAGATGCAGTGCAATGGAGAACTTTGTGTCTAAATCTTCAGGCAGAAGCAACAACAATGAGAGTGGTGAATTGCTCTTCAATGAAATG GTTACTTTCTCCAAACTGGAGATGCTGAATGTCAAACATATGAATCGCTTCAAATATTTATGGCAGGATCAATTCACAGCTGATAATTCATTTTTCGGATTACATTTATTAAGAATTGAATATTGTTCAAAACTCTCAATTGTTTTCCCATCGAATCTCTGTAGAAGATTCCAAAAATTAGAGACACTTTATCTATCTTGCTGCTCTAGAGTTGTTGAGATATATCAACATCAAAGTATCAATTCTGAAGAAATAAATGCTGTTGAAGCATTTTCCTTAAGAGATTTGCAAATACAGAATCTTCCCTCATTGAAGTATATATGGAGTAGGGATTCATGTGGAGCTTCCACTTTTCAGAATCTGCAATCAGTTGTTGTTTATTCTTGTAAGAATCTGAAATATGTGTTCCCAAAATCTATAGCTTGTGGTTTTCTCCAACTTCAACAGCTCAGAATAGGTAACTGTGATGTGGAAGTGATGGTTGCAAAGGGAAGGAATGAACAATCAGAAAGCGCCCTTTCTCTTAAGTTTCCTGAATTAACTGTCCTTCAACTTGAGAATCTGAACCAAATTAAGAGTTTGTATGAAGGACCTCATACTTTCGAGTGGCCGAAGTTGAAATGTTTGGAAGTACATGACTGTGATAAAGGGATAAAGTTCGGATCCAAAACCTCAGGGTACCACCAAGAAAACAGAAAGTCCGGGGAACACAATATTCCAATTGAACATTCAATACTTTTTGTTGAAGAG TTTATGCACACCTTGGAGGAATTGACATTAGATCACCAAGGCTTGAAAGCAATGCAAAGTGAGTTTCCAGTTGACTTACTCCCCAAACTGAAAAAAGTCACTCTACGCTCTTTGGAAGACAAATCAGTTTCTCTTTTATTTGGGTTCCTTGCACGATATTCATTGGAAAAGGTCACATTCACCGAGAGTTTTATGGAAGAGATGTTCTTGTTAGACGATGAGGGAGAATTTAGGGAGGACGAGTATCTAAGAATAAAACACTTGGAGCTAGTCTGTGATGATAATTTGAAGCATTTACTGAAGGACCACTCCCAACTCAATCCCATTCTTCAACATCTTCAGACTCTGACTGTTCAGTTTTGTGATGAACTGATTAATATAGTGCCGTCTTCAGCTTCTTTCCAAAATCTATTAAAACTCGATGTAggatactgcgaaagcatgatCAACTTGGTAACAACATCCACATCCAAAACTATGGTGCAGCTCATGGAGTTAAGAGTTTCTGGTTGTCCCAGGATGGAAGAAATCATTTCAAATGACCAAGATTGCACAGAGCAAGATGAAATAATTTTCAATAAACTCAAGCGTTTAGAACTTAAGGAATTACCTATACTCAGTTTTTGCTCTGGTAATCACACCTTCAATTTTCCATTGTTGGAACAAGTAGTTGTGAAGAAATGCTACCGCATGAAGATTTTCTGTGGCAGAGACTTAAGCACACCCAAGTTATTGGGAGTACTATTTGAAGATGAACAAAGTTGGAAAGGAGATCTCAATGCCACAATAGCATTAAGAAAATCTTATTTGAATTAA